The Caldicellulosiruptor changbaiensis genome has a segment encoding these proteins:
- a CDS encoding nucleotidyltransferase, protein MHKLKVAGIVVEYNPFHNGHLYHLQKTKEITGADVVVAVMSGNFIQRGEPAIVNKWARTKMALLNGVDVVFELPFAYACNSAEVFAYGAISILNSLGVDWLVFGSEAGDISLLKKIAMHLAFEEDEFKKYLKIYLKEGHSFPKARELALKRVSKEDIEFLPNNILGVEYIKWILRTNSKIEPLTIKRVGSLYNDPNLGSGSFCSATAIRQNINNLELIKDKMPPFSYQVLMEEIESGRGPVSLNDFFEFFLYRAIVYKDFLKEQFDVKEGLENRFYKHIFSSSSLEDLLSKVKTKRYTLTRLQRIFIHCLVDSKVNQKTLLSTKPYIRVLGFNSRGKGYLNSIKEKLKYITKLDSYIMKNPEYNSLLELEIRASQIHALKYKEFHKYLQLEFKQHPIYIPSRE, encoded by the coding sequence TTGCATAAATTGAAGGTTGCTGGAATAGTTGTGGAATACAACCCCTTTCATAACGGACATTTGTACCATTTGCAAAAAACAAAAGAAATAACAGGGGCAGATGTTGTTGTTGCCGTGATGAGCGGAAACTTTATACAAAGAGGAGAACCTGCAATTGTCAATAAATGGGCACGAACTAAAATGGCACTTTTAAATGGTGTAGATGTGGTTTTTGAACTTCCATTCGCGTATGCATGTAACAGTGCTGAAGTCTTTGCGTATGGAGCAATTTCTATCTTAAATAGTTTAGGCGTAGACTGGTTGGTATTTGGTTCAGAAGCGGGAGATATAAGTCTTTTAAAAAAGATAGCAATGCATTTGGCCTTTGAAGAAGATGAATTTAAAAAGTATTTGAAAATTTATTTAAAAGAAGGACATTCATTCCCAAAAGCCCGTGAACTTGCATTAAAAAGGGTAAGCAAAGAAGATATTGAATTTTTACCAAATAATATACTTGGTGTTGAGTATATTAAATGGATTTTGAGAACAAATTCAAAGATAGAACCACTGACAATAAAAAGAGTTGGAAGCCTTTATAATGACCCAAACTTAGGAAGTGGCAGTTTTTGCTCAGCAACAGCAATCAGGCAAAATATAAATAATTTAGAGCTCATCAAGGATAAAATGCCTCCATTTTCCTATCAAGTTTTGATGGAAGAGATCGAAAGTGGAAGAGGACCTGTTAGCCTCAATGACTTTTTTGAGTTTTTTCTCTATCGAGCAATAGTTTATAAGGATTTTCTAAAAGAGCAGTTTGATGTAAAAGAAGGTCTTGAAAATAGGTTTTATAAACACATTTTTAGTTCAAGCAGTCTCGAAGACCTTCTTTCAAAAGTAAAGACAAAAAGATACACACTTACTCGACTTCAGAGAATATTCATTCACTGTCTTGTAGATAGCAAAGTAAATCAGAAAACGCTTCTTTCTACAAAGCCATATATACGAGTTTTAGGGTTCAACAGTAGAGGTAAAGGGTATTTAAATAGTATCAAGGAAAAACTAAAGTACATTACAAAGCTTGACAGTTACATCATGAAAAATCCTGAGTACAATAGCCTTCTTGAATTAGAGATAAGGGCCTCTCAAATTCACGCGTTAAAATACAAAGAGTTTCATAAATACCTCCAGTTAGAATTTAAGCAGCACCCAATATATATTCCTTCAAGAGAGTAG
- a CDS encoding patatin-like phospholipase family protein, translating to MKKVSVALGSGAMRGFAHIGVIEILEKEFEFEAFSGCSIGAVIGAFYCLGYDLKLIYKIAREMRNDILIDFKIKKNALISGKNIEEILKIFLRDKKFSDLKYPFYVVATDLLQGEQVVFKEGSLYDAVRASISIPGILPPVKFNDIVLVDGAVVDKVPAKVLKENGHGFIIGVDVSGKSTKKEPKNIFEMIMTTIDIMGEEIFKLKQSYIDYLIKIELDDINPYTLVDIDKAYKRGKERAKEAVDHIKKLLS from the coding sequence ATGAAAAAAGTATCAGTTGCTCTTGGATCTGGAGCAATGAGAGGATTTGCTCATATTGGGGTAATAGAGATTTTGGAAAAGGAGTTTGAGTTTGAAGCATTTTCAGGTTGTAGTATTGGCGCTGTAATAGGTGCTTTTTACTGTTTAGGGTATGATCTGAAATTGATTTATAAGATTGCGAGGGAGATGAGAAATGATATATTGATAGACTTCAAAATCAAAAAAAATGCTCTTATCTCTGGCAAAAATATAGAGGAGATACTGAAGATTTTCTTAAGGGACAAAAAATTCAGCGACTTAAAATATCCATTTTATGTTGTAGCAACAGACCTATTGCAAGGCGAACAGGTTGTTTTTAAAGAAGGGAGTCTGTATGATGCAGTCAGGGCAAGTATATCAATTCCAGGGATTCTTCCGCCTGTCAAATTTAATGATATAGTTTTAGTAGACGGTGCGGTTGTCGACAAGGTGCCAGCAAAGGTCTTAAAAGAAAACGGACATGGGTTTATAATTGGTGTTGACGTTTCTGGCAAAAGTACCAAAAAAGAGCCAAAAAATATTTTTGAAATGATAATGACAACAATAGATATCATGGGTGAGGAAATTTTTAAGCTAAAGCAAAGTTATATTGACTATCTTATAAAAATTGAGCTTGACGATATTAATCCTTATACACTTGTTGACATAGATAAAGCATACAAAAGAGGGAAAGAAAGAGCAAAAGAGGCAGTTGATCACATAAAAAAACTACTCTCTTGA
- a CDS encoding nucleoside recognition protein produces the protein MKNIYNFTIIILCLLYFVCIFLNPHAIIETTKTSILLWAQKIVTSLFPYFLIINVFVNSRIISYVSYIFLPVAKNIFKISSQGLFAFIIGLLSGYPVGIKTVCSLYKENLITKKEATKLLHYVNNSGPLFIIGTVGINLLNSKTQGYILFFAHTLASIIIALFVSVFSKIEWVSYKNYNVNINFDLGNLLSRSVKDSIEAILLIGGFITLFFNLNFVFEYFKIYPFFYNTSHELFVINKDLIQGLLYGFFEITSGTILISKSQTLSAFYKLLACVLIISWGGMSVHFQAISFLKEAELPIKTYLIGKCIHAILSVVILLIIFVVI, from the coding sequence TTGAAAAACATATATAACTTTACCATAATTATTTTATGTCTACTTTACTTTGTATGTATATTCTTAAATCCTCATGCAATCATTGAAACAACCAAAACATCTATACTCTTGTGGGCACAAAAGATTGTGACATCACTTTTCCCTTATTTTCTCATCATCAATGTGTTTGTAAATTCAAGAATAATAAGCTATGTTTCGTACATATTCTTACCTGTAGCAAAGAACATCTTTAAAATCTCTTCCCAAGGTCTCTTTGCCTTCATAATTGGGCTTCTGTCTGGATATCCAGTAGGCATTAAAACAGTATGCAGTTTATATAAAGAAAACCTCATAACTAAAAAAGAGGCAACTAAGCTTTTACACTATGTCAATAATTCAGGTCCACTTTTTATAATTGGTACTGTGGGAATTAACCTCTTAAATTCAAAAACCCAAGGATATATCCTTTTTTTTGCCCATACCTTGGCAAGCATAATCATTGCTCTATTCGTTTCTGTTTTTTCTAAAATAGAATGGGTTTCATATAAAAACTACAACGTCAATATAAACTTCGACCTTGGAAATCTTCTGTCACGGTCAGTAAAAGACTCCATTGAAGCAATATTGCTGATTGGTGGGTTTATAACACTGTTTTTCAATCTAAATTTTGTCTTTGAATACTTTAAGATATACCCATTTTTTTATAATACCTCACATGAACTTTTTGTGATAAATAAGGACCTAATACAAGGACTTTTATATGGATTTTTTGAGATTACAAGCGGCACAATTTTAATTAGCAAATCTCAAACCCTTTCAGCCTTTTATAAACTTTTAGCATGCGTACTTATTATTTCTTGGGGCGGAATGAGCGTCCATTTTCAAGCTATTTCGTTTTTGAAAGAAGCTGAGTTGCCTATTAAAACATATCTTATTGGAAAATGCATCCATGCAATACTGTCAGTTGTAATCCTTTTGATAATATTTGTAGTCATATAG
- a CDS encoding ATPase, translating to MSELSILELLERMEEILESSKSIPFTSKVMVEKDELLEIIKEIRLLLPQELSQVKWAKEERKKILERAQKEAEAIISDAENKVKGLVDETEIVKMAEKRAEEIIQKAKEHAKEYRIMAQTYTIELLEQTKKTIENIVKELNDNIDQIKQKNT from the coding sequence ATGAGTGAACTCAGCATTTTGGAACTTTTAGAAAGAATGGAAGAGATATTAGAAAGTAGTAAGTCTATACCATTTACATCAAAGGTGATGGTAGAAAAAGATGAACTCCTTGAGATTATCAAAGAGATAAGACTTCTTCTTCCACAGGAGCTGTCGCAGGTCAAGTGGGCAAAGGAAGAGAGAAAGAAGATTTTAGAAAGGGCACAAAAAGAGGCAGAGGCTATTATAAGCGATGCTGAGAACAAAGTTAAGGGATTAGTTGATGAAACTGAGATTGTAAAGATGGCAGAAAAAAGAGCTGAGGAAATTATCCAAAAGGCTAAAGAACATGCAAAAGAGTACAGGATTATGGCACAGACGTATACAATAGAGCTTTTAGAACAAACCAAGAAGACTATTGAAAACATAGTAAAAGAACTGAATGATAATATTGACCAGATAAAACAGAAAAATACATAG
- the coaD gene encoding pantetheine-phosphate adenylyltransferase, which translates to MKIGVYPGSFDPVTNGHLDIIERASKIFDKLIVAVLVNPNKTPVFDIDERVELLKETTEHLPNVEVKAFKGLLIDFMKQENAKVIVKGLRAVSDFEYEFQMALLNKKLEPSIETIFMMTNSKYSYLSSSMVKEVARFGGCIEDLVPEKIAKKVMKKLNKKYAEMEENK; encoded by the coding sequence TTGAAGATAGGAGTATATCCAGGAAGTTTTGACCCGGTTACAAATGGTCATCTTGATATCATTGAAAGAGCTTCTAAGATTTTTGACAAATTGATTGTTGCAGTGTTGGTGAATCCTAACAAAACGCCTGTTTTTGATATAGATGAAAGAGTAGAACTTTTGAAAGAGACAACAGAACATCTGCCAAATGTTGAGGTAAAAGCGTTCAAAGGTCTTCTAATTGATTTTATGAAACAGGAGAATGCAAAGGTTATAGTCAAAGGCTTGAGAGCAGTGTCAGACTTTGAGTATGAATTTCAAATGGCACTTTTGAACAAAAAATTAGAGCCGTCAATTGAGACAATCTTCATGATGACCAATAGCAAGTATTCATATTTGAGCTCAAGTATGGTTAAAGAAGTTGCAAGGTTTGGCGGGTGTATTGAAGACTTAGTGCCTGAAAAGATTGCTAAAAAGGTTATGAAAAAATTGAATAAGAAATATGCTGAAATGGAGGAAAATAAGTAA
- the rsmD gene encoding 16S rRNA (guanine(966)-N(2))-methyltransferase RsmD, whose product MRVISGQNKGRRLKSANIQGLRPTSDRVKEALFNMLSPFLNEEVVVADFFAGTGNVGIEFLSRGVKEVVFVEKDERCVHLIKENLKDLGLSERAKVFKTDVLRFLRSKHCPIFDIIFLDPPYKSTYAAECIEEILKNNKISQNGLIVIESNLDFNFESAKLTILRQREYGDTKITIFSFGGRQF is encoded by the coding sequence ATGAGAGTAATTAGTGGGCAAAACAAAGGAAGAAGGCTAAAAAGTGCGAATATTCAAGGTTTGCGACCAACCTCTGACAGGGTAAAAGAAGCTCTTTTTAATATGCTATCTCCTTTTTTAAATGAAGAAGTTGTTGTTGCTGACTTTTTTGCTGGGACAGGAAATGTTGGTATAGAGTTTTTGTCTCGTGGTGTAAAAGAAGTTGTATTTGTTGAAAAGGATGAAAGGTGTGTGCATCTTATAAAGGAAAATCTCAAAGATTTAGGTTTGTCGGAAAGAGCAAAAGTATTTAAAACTGATGTATTGAGATTTTTGAGATCAAAACATTGTCCCATTTTTGACATTATATTTTTGGACCCTCCTTATAAATCTACCTATGCTGCAGAATGTATAGAGGAGATACTTAAGAATAATAAAATCTCTCAAAATGGACTTATAGTTATTGAATCAAATTTAGATTTTAATTTTGAGAGTGCAAAGCTTACCATCTTGAGACAAAGAGAATATGGGGATACAAAAATCACAATATTTAGCTTTGGGGGTAGACAATTTTGA
- a CDS encoding alpha/beta-type small acid-soluble spore protein translates to MARNRKLVPEATKALDQLKTEVASSIGVQLKPGYNGDLTAKQAGSIGGYMVKRMIQDYENRAAGK, encoded by the coding sequence ATGGCAAGAAACAGAAAATTAGTTCCAGAAGCAACAAAGGCATTGGACCAGTTAAAAACAGAGGTTGCAAGCTCAATTGGTGTTCAACTCAAACCTGGTTACAATGGTGATTTGACAGCAAAGCAAGCAGGTTCAATTGGTGGATATATGGTGAAGAGAATGATTCAGGACTATGAAAACAGGGCTGCTGGCAAGTAA
- the recG gene encoding ATP-dependent DNA helicase RecG, with protein MKLLEKEIRYLKGVGESREKLFRKLGIKKVEDLLWHIPRKYLDYSKLKKIKELSDGEIESFVGTVCGKPTEIETKSVKIIKIPVEDGTGVVTTVWFNQDYIKSVLKEGEVFCFSGKIERRGFYIEVKNPEFEKYDQNLLHTGRIVPVYNSTEGLSQKVMRNIVNNLLEQVEGQLEDVIPPYIRQKYHLSEINFAMRNIHFPDNMLSLSLARRRLVFEEFYLLQLSLLLLKESIEKNEGVKVQNAKENIEEFKRLLPFELTNAQKRVLDEIADDLESSKQMNRLIQGDVGCGKTVVALAAAYATIKGGYQVALMAPTEVLAIQHYNESKKYFKNGINVRLLIGSTPKREKEVILKEIEYGLCPMVIGTHALIQEDVKFKNLGLAITDEQHRFGVIQRVELTKKGNSPNILVMTATPIPRTLSLVLYGDLDISIIDEMPPGRKKILTYAVDESFRQRVYNFIKKQLDEGRQVYWICPLIEESETLNAKSAVEFAKSLKEGFFKDYNIGCLHGKLSSKERDKVLQEFKEGLIHILVSTTVVEVGINVPNATVMVIENAERFGLAQLHQLRGRVGRGEHQSYCILFNQSDSEISKKRMIAITKSQNGFEIAEMDLKLRGPGDLFGTKQHGLMNFKIADIVSDMEILKEARKAAEETIKLKLVDKTLMERINKQFYNNIENIGL; from the coding sequence ATGAAGTTACTTGAAAAGGAGATAAGGTACCTAAAAGGGGTCGGAGAAAGTAGAGAAAAACTTTTTAGAAAGCTTGGTATTAAAAAAGTTGAAGATTTGCTCTGGCACATTCCAAGAAAATACCTCGATTATAGTAAACTAAAGAAGATAAAAGAGCTTTCAGATGGCGAGATAGAGTCATTTGTGGGAACTGTTTGCGGAAAGCCAACTGAGATAGAGACAAAAAGTGTTAAGATAATAAAAATACCTGTTGAAGATGGTACAGGTGTTGTTACAACCGTTTGGTTTAACCAGGATTATATAAAGAGTGTTTTAAAAGAAGGAGAGGTATTTTGTTTTTCGGGCAAAATAGAGAGAAGAGGTTTTTATATTGAAGTGAAAAATCCTGAATTTGAAAAATATGACCAAAACCTTCTTCACACAGGAAGAATTGTCCCTGTTTATAACTCAACAGAAGGGCTATCTCAAAAGGTGATGAGAAACATTGTAAACAATCTATTAGAACAGGTTGAAGGACAGCTTGAAGATGTCATTCCACCGTACATAAGACAGAAGTATCATTTGAGTGAAATAAACTTTGCGATGAGAAATATTCATTTTCCAGATAACATGCTAAGTCTTAGCCTTGCGCGAAGAAGGCTTGTGTTTGAAGAGTTTTATCTTTTGCAGCTTTCTCTTTTACTACTTAAAGAGAGCATTGAAAAAAATGAAGGAGTAAAGGTACAAAATGCAAAAGAAAATATAGAAGAGTTTAAAAGGCTTTTGCCGTTTGAGCTAACAAATGCCCAAAAACGTGTTTTGGATGAAATAGCAGATGATTTAGAAAGCTCAAAACAGATGAACAGGCTCATACAAGGTGATGTTGGCTGTGGAAAGACGGTTGTTGCTTTAGCTGCTGCATACGCTACAATCAAAGGTGGCTATCAGGTTGCACTAATGGCGCCAACTGAGGTTTTGGCTATCCAGCACTACAATGAGAGTAAGAAGTATTTTAAAAATGGAATAAATGTACGGCTTCTCATTGGCTCAACACCTAAAAGAGAAAAAGAGGTAATTCTAAAAGAGATTGAATATGGGCTTTGTCCTATGGTGATAGGCACTCACGCCTTAATTCAAGAAGATGTCAAATTCAAAAATTTGGGCCTGGCGATTACTGATGAACAGCACAGATTTGGTGTAATACAAAGAGTAGAGCTTACAAAAAAAGGAAATTCTCCAAACATACTTGTTATGACGGCAACTCCTATTCCAAGAACATTAAGTCTTGTATTATATGGCGACCTTGATATATCTATAATAGATGAGATGCCACCAGGGAGAAAGAAGATTTTGACATATGCAGTTGATGAGAGTTTTCGCCAGCGCGTTTACAACTTCATTAAAAAACAGCTTGACGAAGGAAGACAAGTTTACTGGATTTGTCCTTTGATTGAGGAATCTGAGACTTTAAATGCAAAGTCTGCTGTGGAGTTTGCAAAATCGTTAAAAGAAGGGTTTTTTAAAGATTACAATATAGGTTGTCTGCATGGAAAACTCTCTTCAAAAGAAAGAGACAAGGTATTGCAAGAGTTTAAAGAAGGCTTGATTCATATATTAGTGTCAACAACAGTGGTTGAGGTTGGTATAAACGTTCCAAATGCGACTGTGATGGTGATTGAAAACGCAGAGAGATTCGGCCTTGCACAACTTCACCAGCTTCGTGGTAGAGTTGGCAGAGGAGAGCATCAGTCATACTGTATACTGTTTAATCAAAGTGATTCTGAGATATCCAAAAAAAGAATGATTGCAATAACAAAAAGTCAAAATGGATTTGAGATTGCCGAGATGGATTTGAAACTGAGAGGACCTGGTGATTTGTTTGGAACCAAACAACACGGTCTTATGAACTTTAAAATTGCAGATATAGTAAGTGACATGGAAATTTTAAAAGAAGCACGGAAGGCGGCTGAAGAGACCATTAAGTTAAAGCTTGTTGATAAGACTTTAATGGAAAGAATTAATAAACAATTTTACAATAATATTGAAAATATTGGTCTTTAA
- a CDS encoding DAK2 domain-containing protein encodes MKFLTADVLKDMLRAANNYLKLNIKKINALNVFPVPDGDTGTNMSATLDSSIKEINGKVFETVDELMNTVAFGSLKGARGNSGVILSQLLRGFAKELKGKDVLDIPTFVACLKSAAASAYRAVMKPTEGTMLTVARGIAEDVEKEALSNSISEIEDLLEVCVLSGRKWLNKTPEMLPILKEANVVDSGGMGLVVIFEGMYKFLKEGISFEDVQEEEAYEIAFVKTDDIKFTYCTEFFIAGLKKNIEDEFKEYLQTVGDSIIVIQDGEILKTHVHTNSPGKVIERALKYGELINVKIDNMKYQHQEFVKAETEQRNNENIEDEIITKEYGFVAVSQGEGFNEILKGMGVDYIIEGGQTMNPSADDFISAIKNVPAKNIFVFPNNKNVIMSAELSLQLINTKKNIKVVKTNNIPECIAALIRFDINSDVETNIKRMQEAINSIKVAEVTQAVRGTKINGFEIKEGDFIGISKKEIIQSGKDLIEVAISCVKKIVDDSTQILSIYYGKNVSLDDVEKLVESLKIEYPQIDIESYESGNDIYHFIIVAEM; translated from the coding sequence ATGAAATTTTTAACAGCAGATGTATTAAAGGATATGCTAAGGGCAGCTAACAACTATTTAAAATTGAACATAAAAAAAATTAATGCTCTGAATGTCTTTCCTGTACCAGATGGAGATACAGGCACAAACATGTCTGCAACACTTGATAGTAGCATTAAAGAAATTAATGGCAAAGTATTTGAAACTGTTGATGAGCTTATGAATACTGTTGCTTTTGGCAGCCTAAAAGGTGCTAGAGGAAACTCTGGGGTTATACTTTCACAGCTTTTAAGAGGCTTCGCAAAAGAGCTAAAAGGAAAGGATGTATTGGACATTCCAACGTTTGTTGCCTGTCTTAAATCGGCCGCTGCAAGTGCTTATAGAGCAGTAATGAAACCAACAGAAGGTACAATGCTTACCGTTGCCAGAGGAATAGCCGAGGATGTTGAAAAGGAAGCTTTGTCAAATTCAATAAGTGAAATAGAAGACCTTCTTGAGGTATGCGTATTAAGTGGAAGAAAATGGCTCAACAAAACTCCTGAGATGTTACCTATCTTAAAAGAAGCAAATGTTGTTGACAGTGGTGGTATGGGGCTTGTTGTAATTTTTGAAGGGATGTATAAATTTTTGAAAGAAGGGATTAGTTTTGAAGATGTACAAGAGGAAGAAGCTTATGAAATAGCTTTTGTTAAAACTGATGATATAAAATTTACTTATTGTACAGAGTTTTTTATAGCAGGACTGAAAAAAAATATAGAGGATGAGTTTAAAGAATATCTTCAGACTGTAGGTGATTCAATTATAGTAATCCAAGATGGTGAGATTTTAAAAACCCATGTTCACACAAACTCACCTGGCAAGGTAATAGAAAGGGCTTTAAAATATGGGGAGCTTATAAATGTAAAAATTGACAATATGAAATATCAGCACCAAGAGTTTGTGAAGGCTGAGACAGAACAAAGAAATAATGAGAATATTGAGGATGAAATAATTACCAAGGAATATGGGTTTGTTGCTGTATCTCAGGGTGAAGGTTTTAACGAGATCTTAAAAGGTATGGGTGTTGACTATATTATAGAAGGCGGACAGACAATGAACCCCAGCGCAGATGATTTTATAAGTGCCATAAAAAATGTCCCGGCTAAAAATATATTTGTGTTTCCAAACAACAAAAACGTTATAATGTCAGCTGAACTGTCTCTTCAGCTAATCAATACAAAAAAGAACATAAAAGTAGTAAAAACTAATAACATTCCAGAATGCATTGCAGCTCTTATACGGTTTGACATAAACTCAGATGTTGAAACAAATATCAAGCGCATGCAAGAAGCGATAAATTCTATAAAAGTTGCTGAGGTTACTCAGGCTGTAAGAGGTACAAAGATTAATGGTTTTGAGATAAAAGAAGGTGATTTCATAGGAATATCTAAAAAAGAGATAATACAATCTGGCAAAGACCTTATAGAGGTTGCAATATCTTGTGTAAAGAAGATTGTTGATGACAGCACTCAAATTTTAAGCATCTACTATGGTAAAAATGTTAGTTTAGATGATGTTGAAAAATTGGTAGAAAGTCTCAAGATTGAATATCCTCAAATTGACATAGAAAGCTATGAAAGTGGGAATGACATTTATCACTTTATAATTGTTGCTGAGATGTGA
- a CDS encoding Asp23/Gls24 family envelope stress response protein, whose translation MGVYFENEFGKIEITNDCIATIIGLSSMESYGVVGMASKSVTDGIVNLLGRENLQKGIKVIAENGVVNADIHIIVEYGTRIPVIAENIKERVSYAIEKYTGLKPGNINIYVDGIRL comes from the coding sequence ATGGGTGTGTATTTTGAAAATGAGTTTGGTAAGATAGAGATAACAAATGATTGTATTGCAACAATTATAGGGTTGAGCAGTATGGAGAGCTATGGCGTTGTTGGGATGGCATCAAAGAGTGTTACAGATGGGATTGTAAATTTACTTGGCAGAGAAAACCTTCAAAAAGGGATAAAAGTCATAGCAGAAAATGGAGTTGTTAATGCTGATATCCATATAATTGTGGAATATGGTACAAGAATTCCTGTAATTGCTGAAAATATCAAGGAGAGGGTATCGTATGCAATTGAAAAATACACTGGCTTAAAACCAGGTAATATTAATATTTATGTGGATGGTATTCGCTTGTAA
- a CDS encoding ECF transporter S component codes for MNQAGIKNLVKISIFGALAFVVMLIEFPLGIFPDFLKLDFSDSIALILSFALGPLSGVAVEFLKNVLHLFVTKTAGIGELANFMIGGCFVFVAGYIYNKNRTKKGAILALALSTLVFSIWAGILNYFVLLPLYEKALKFPITEIVKLAAKFNSLITDKFTLVLFSIIPFNLIKGAIISIVTFVLYKRLSKIVKR; via the coding sequence ATGAACCAGGCAGGGATAAAAAATCTTGTTAAGATTTCTATATTTGGTGCACTTGCTTTTGTTGTAATGCTTATTGAGTTTCCCCTGGGGATATTTCCAGATTTTTTGAAACTTGATTTCAGTGACTCAATAGCACTTATTTTGTCATTTGCATTAGGGCCTTTGTCAGGAGTTGCAGTTGAATTCTTGAAAAATGTACTTCATCTTTTTGTTACAAAAACAGCTGGAATAGGTGAGCTTGCAAACTTTATGATAGGTGGTTGTTTCGTATTTGTTGCTGGATACATATACAATAAGAATAGAACAAAAAAGGGAGCTATATTAGCTTTAGCACTATCTACCTTAGTTTTTTCAATCTGGGCAGGAATTTTGAACTATTTTGTACTTCTTCCTTTGTATGAAAAGGCTTTAAAATTTCCTATAACAGAGATAGTAAAACTTGCTGCAAAGTTCAATAGTCTCATTACTGATAAGTTCACTCTGGTATTGTTTTCAATTATACCGTTTAACCTCATTAAAGGAGCGATAATATCTATTGTAACATTTGTGCTTTATAAGCGACTTTCAAAGATTGTAAAAAGATAG
- a CDS encoding pseudouridine synthase, which yields MRLDRFLAHSGFGTRSEVKRLIKKGLVKVNGRKVNSPDLKVDEEKDVVQVGEEIVELQKWVYIMMNKPQGYVCSNDDPFSPTIFSLIPENLKYRNLHTVGRLDKDAEGLLIITNNGEYTHKVISPKKHIEKEYIVKLEKELNREKIKVFEDGVVLDDGYKTLPAKYTILDDFTVSLTIYEGKYHQIKRMFESIGNKVVYLKRIRIGRLKLDENLNPGEYKVLDELDAFSVFE from the coding sequence ATGAGGCTTGACAGGTTTTTAGCACACAGTGGTTTTGGAACAAGGAGCGAGGTAAAAAGGTTGATAAAGAAGGGCCTTGTAAAAGTAAATGGCAGAAAAGTTAACAGCCCAGATTTGAAAGTTGATGAAGAAAAAGATGTTGTACAGGTGGGAGAGGAAATAGTAGAGCTTCAAAAGTGGGTTTACATTATGATGAACAAACCTCAAGGGTATGTTTGTTCAAATGATGACCCATTTTCACCCACTATTTTCTCGCTTATTCCGGAAAACCTAAAATATAGAAATTTGCACACGGTTGGTAGGCTTGATAAAGACGCTGAGGGTCTTTTGATAATTACAAACAATGGAGAGTATACGCACAAAGTTATATCACCCAAAAAACACATAGAGAAGGAATACATTGTTAAGCTTGAGAAAGAGCTTAATAGAGAAAAGATAAAGGTATTTGAAGATGGTGTTGTTTTAGATGATGGTTATAAAACCTTGCCAGCAAAATATACTATATTAGACGATTTCACAGTTAGCCTTACAATTTATGAAGGAAAATACCATCAAATAAAGAGAATGTTTGAATCGATTGGGAATAAGGTTGTGTATTTAAAACGTATCAGAATAGGTAGGTTAAAGTTAGATGAAAATTTGAATCCCGGCGAATATAAAGTGTTAGACGAGCTTGATGCTTTTTCAGTATTTGAGTAA